A portion of the Bacillus thuringiensis genome contains these proteins:
- a CDS encoding NfeD family protein yields the protein MAAWVIWFIIAGILFIAEMLSITFYMLWLGIGAVVGGLIALFAPDALLLQVTVGAIVSLTLTFFTKRISKNFREAKGFTDTVDMLVGKKGIVMQAITNEANGIVKVDGDTWTAIADSSIDAGERVVVIKRHSTILQVKKESE from the coding sequence ATGGCTGCTTGGGTAATTTGGTTTATAATAGCTGGTATTTTATTTATTGCAGAAATGTTGTCGATTACATTTTACATGCTTTGGCTTGGAATTGGAGCTGTTGTCGGAGGTCTTATTGCTTTGTTTGCTCCTGATGCACTACTGTTACAAGTTACTGTTGGGGCAATTGTAAGTTTAACTTTGACATTCTTTACGAAAAGAATTTCAAAAAACTTTCGAGAAGCAAAAGGTTTTACTGATACAGTAGATATGCTTGTTGGTAAAAAAGGGATTGTTATGCAAGCGATTACAAATGAAGCGAATGGTATTGTGAAGGTGGATGGAGATACTTGGACAGCTATTGCAGATTCTTCAATTGATGCTGGAGAAAGAGTCGTTGTTATAAAGAGGCATAGTACTATATTACAAGTGAAAAAGGAGAGTGAATAA
- a CDS encoding SPFH domain-containing protein, with the protein MVALTLTIIFALIVVTFIALTIKIIPQQKVGVVERFGKFQRIMHPGLNILIPIVDRVRVYHDLRIQQTNVPPQKVITKDNVQVEIDTIIFYQIVEPELATYGISNYEYGVRNITSATMRQIIGKMELDETLSGREKISTEIRLALDEATEKWGVRIERVEVVDINPPKDVQASMEKQMKAERNKRAIILEAEAAKQDKVLRAEGEKQSKILMAEGDKEARIREAEGIREAKELEAQGEARAIEEIAKAEQNRIELLREANLDERILAYKSFESLAEVAKGPANKVFIPSNAIETLGTLGAIGEIFKEKQAKKLPSNDTEKEQ; encoded by the coding sequence ATGGTAGCATTAACGTTAACGATTATATTCGCGCTAATTGTAGTTACATTTATCGCATTAACAATTAAAATTATTCCTCAGCAAAAAGTTGGGGTTGTTGAAAGATTTGGTAAGTTTCAACGTATAATGCACCCAGGATTAAATATTTTAATCCCGATTGTGGATCGCGTTCGTGTATATCACGATTTACGTATTCAACAAACGAATGTACCACCGCAAAAGGTAATTACGAAAGATAATGTTCAAGTAGAAATAGATACAATTATTTTCTATCAAATTGTTGAACCAGAACTTGCGACATATGGTATTTCAAACTATGAATATGGTGTGCGTAATATTACTTCAGCAACGATGCGTCAAATCATCGGTAAAATGGAACTGGATGAAACGTTATCTGGTCGTGAAAAAATTTCAACAGAAATCCGCTTAGCGCTTGATGAAGCAACAGAAAAATGGGGCGTACGTATTGAACGTGTCGAAGTTGTTGATATTAACCCGCCAAAAGATGTGCAAGCATCAATGGAAAAACAAATGAAGGCTGAGCGTAATAAACGTGCAATTATTTTAGAAGCTGAAGCAGCAAAACAAGATAAAGTTCTTCGTGCTGAAGGGGAAAAGCAAAGTAAAATCTTGATGGCTGAAGGGGATAAAGAAGCGCGTATTCGCGAAGCCGAAGGTATAAGAGAAGCAAAAGAATTAGAGGCACAAGGGGAAGCTCGAGCAATTGAAGAAATCGCAAAAGCAGAACAAAACCGTATTGAATTGCTTCGTGAAGCGAATTTGGATGAGCGCATACTTGCTTACAAATCATTCGAATCATTAGCTGAAGTTGCAAAAGGACCAGCAAATAAAGTCTTTATTCCGTCTAATGCAATTGAAACACTTGGTACTCTTGGGGCAATTGGAGAAATATTTAAAGAAAAACAAGCGAAGAAACTACCTTCAAATGATACAGAAAAAGAACAATAA
- a CDS encoding MFS transporter produces the protein MKNLSLTYYLGCKICITLADIVYVMIITTHIYIATKSATITALFPLLQVITNLIANISAPLMINRFPPYTLLYTLQWLKTVFLLLLMILFPVLSTNIIALLTFIFFISLCSGWSAPLLYGILPRLTPKEKLVKVNSIFSFSTQIVQTVAYSFTSVIVLLIGATSTLMINNILMIFGCIALHFSLRTIHTERIADPPSSKSTILLEGWKLLFQNPSLRTVTYMDLIETFAGTIWIGAITMAYVTTILHKGEEWWGYINTSYYVGTLIGGLLAWKMSSYIQNNLIRSMSIGSLMFSILTFLYGMTSSGFIALFLCVLMGPCYQIRDISQTTVLQSSVAPSLLSKMYTAHGALLSTASGLSMLSVGIITDMFGVRTIYIIASILILCSACLSFSLLKYHKTEQNDISL, from the coding sequence TTGAAAAACCTGTCACTAACCTACTATTTAGGTTGCAAAATATGCATTACTCTCGCTGACATCGTATATGTAATGATTATTACAACTCATATTTATATAGCAACTAAATCAGCTACTATTACTGCTCTTTTTCCATTATTACAAGTTATCACAAATCTAATTGCTAACATCTCTGCACCGCTTATGATAAATCGTTTTCCACCTTATACGTTGTTATATACGCTACAATGGCTAAAAACAGTCTTTTTACTATTATTAATGATTTTGTTCCCGGTCTTATCCACAAACATTATAGCTCTATTAACTTTTATTTTTTTCATTTCATTATGTAGTGGGTGGAGTGCTCCATTATTATACGGCATTCTTCCGCGCCTTACACCGAAAGAAAAATTAGTAAAAGTAAATAGTATCTTTTCCTTTTCAACACAAATTGTGCAAACCGTTGCTTATTCATTTACGAGTGTTATCGTTCTTCTCATTGGCGCTACTTCTACACTCATGATTAATAACATTTTGATGATTTTCGGATGCATTGCATTACATTTTTCATTACGTACCATACATACTGAACGAATAGCAGATCCCCCCTCTTCCAAAAGTACTATTTTATTGGAAGGTTGGAAACTCTTATTTCAAAATCCTTCTCTCCGTACCGTTACATATATGGACTTAATTGAAACTTTCGCAGGGACAATATGGATTGGTGCTATTACGATGGCATATGTTACGACTATCCTTCATAAAGGCGAGGAATGGTGGGGATATATTAATACAAGTTATTATGTTGGCACGTTAATCGGTGGTCTATTGGCATGGAAAATGAGTTCCTATATTCAAAACAATTTAATACGCTCCATGTCGATAGGCTCTCTTATGTTTAGCATTCTTACATTTTTATATGGTATGACGAGCAGCGGATTTATTGCGCTTTTCCTATGTGTTCTAATGGGACCATGTTATCAAATTAGAGATATTTCTCAAACGACAGTTTTACAATCAAGTGTCGCCCCTTCTTTATTATCAAAAATGTATACAGCACATGGTGCCCTTCTTTCAACAGCTTCTGGTCTTTCTATGCTTAGCGTTGGCATTATTACTGATATGTTCGGTGTTCGTACAATTTATATCATCGCTTCTATTCTTATTTTATGTTCCGCTTGTTTATCTTTTAGTTTATTAAAATATCATAAAACAGAGCAGAACGATATTTCACTTTAA
- a CDS encoding GNAT family N-acetyltransferase, which translates to MIREIKVEDAASFLQLSKQLDEETKFMLYEPGERKTTAEQQEKMIQRFIENEYATIFVAVEDERIVGFILVNGNNIQRKRHVATIVIGILQEYNGRGIGTRLFKEVEKWAKLHDVWRLELTVMAHNTRAQALYKKAGFEKEGVKKAALIIDGKGIDEYEMAKLLK; encoded by the coding sequence GTGATTAGGGAGATCAAAGTAGAAGATGCAGCATCATTTTTGCAATTAAGTAAGCAATTAGATGAAGAAACGAAGTTTATGTTATATGAACCAGGAGAAAGGAAAACTACAGCTGAGCAACAAGAAAAAATGATCCAGCGATTTATAGAAAATGAATATGCAACAATATTTGTAGCAGTTGAAGATGAGAGGATAGTAGGTTTTATATTAGTGAATGGAAATAACATTCAAAGAAAGAGGCATGTGGCAACCATTGTAATTGGTATTTTGCAAGAGTATAACGGGCGAGGTATTGGGACGAGATTGTTTAAAGAGGTTGAGAAGTGGGCAAAATTACATGATGTATGGCGTTTAGAATTAACAGTAATGGCCCACAATACAAGAGCTCAGGCACTATATAAAAAAGCTGGATTTGAGAAAGAAGGTGTCAAAAAAGCTGCTCTTATTATCGATGGAAAGGGCATCGATGAGTATGAAATGGCCAAATTATTAAAATAA
- a CDS encoding MarR family winged helix-turn-helix transcriptional regulator, translated as MDSRKDSLPLGIEPYAELIKKTASAETDPIAAKLGLLMLWTSDNVLDAVDVDLAPLGISESKLDFLLLFILREMEANGEEVNMSPSDIASRLGITRASVTGLLDWMEKRELIVRFHHSEDRRRLKVKITPKGKELVTHSLPTFWLSCASLVDGFNQEERQVLEKLLNKMQTTMQVKLGEGR; from the coding sequence ATGGATTCAAGAAAAGATTCTCTTCCTTTAGGGATTGAGCCGTACGCAGAGTTAATCAAAAAGACAGCATCAGCGGAAACGGATCCAATCGCAGCAAAACTTGGTTTGTTAATGTTATGGACGTCTGATAATGTTCTTGATGCGGTTGACGTAGATTTAGCTCCGCTTGGTATTTCAGAGAGTAAATTAGATTTTTTACTATTATTTATTTTGCGTGAAATGGAAGCGAATGGGGAAGAGGTGAACATGAGTCCTTCGGATATTGCGAGTCGATTAGGGATTACACGTGCTTCTGTCACTGGCTTATTAGATTGGATGGAGAAACGAGAGTTAATCGTAAGATTCCACCATTCTGAAGATCGAAGAAGATTAAAGGTGAAAATTACTCCGAAAGGAAAAGAACTAGTTACACATTCTTTACCAACTTTTTGGTTATCTTGCGCTTCGTTAGTTGATGGCTTTAATCAAGAAGAGCGTCAAGTTTTAGAAAAGCTATTAAATAAAATGCAAACAACTATGCAGGTGAAATTAGGAGAAGGTAGGTAA
- a CDS encoding MFS transporter — protein sequence MEIGKEVNSEKNYTIMTAVLCWSGMVVMSSLYVTIPLISLFSNIFNTSLAQSAATGSIFSVGFAIGCLLFGAISDKYGRKKVIFIGLLALSIVSFCLGFVDSLFWLVIFRGIQGIAAATFSPVALAYVVEMFPVERRVTTIGFVSTGFLVAGIVGQVISTAVSQHFGWHMVFFLLSIVYISTAIWVYYSLPKGETSQSYTDILGPIKQMGKVFTNKSLVLSYIIAFVLLMAFVNMYTVLGNYLSSPTYNLTAEQILYFRLAGLFGMLLSPLAGRLTKRFEVRKVLQGGLLIAIFSLSSMGFVSYLSLLVMMSVCFVIGIAISVPSLVSLVGQLGGKARGIAVSIYTFILFLGTSIGPIISIYLMKIGGYAQTFILLGMLLFIGFVASLFIINE from the coding sequence ATGGAAATAGGAAAGGAAGTAAATAGTGAAAAGAATTATACAATAATGACAGCAGTATTATGTTGGTCGGGTATGGTAGTTATGTCTAGCCTATATGTAACAATACCTTTAATCTCTCTATTTTCAAACATTTTTAATACGTCATTAGCACAATCGGCAGCTACAGGAAGTATATTTTCTGTTGGCTTTGCTATAGGGTGTTTGTTATTTGGGGCAATTTCTGATAAATATGGACGAAAAAAAGTGATTTTTATTGGATTGCTTGCACTGTCGATTGTTTCTTTTTGCTTAGGGTTTGTAGATAGTTTATTTTGGCTTGTTATTTTTAGAGGTATACAAGGGATAGCAGCGGCTACATTTTCTCCAGTAGCGCTAGCCTACGTTGTAGAAATGTTCCCAGTAGAAAGAAGGGTTACAACAATAGGATTTGTTAGTACTGGTTTTTTAGTAGCTGGAATTGTAGGGCAGGTAATAAGTACTGCTGTTAGTCAGCATTTTGGATGGCATATGGTTTTCTTTCTTCTTAGCATTGTCTATATAAGTACTGCTATATGGGTTTATTATTCTCTTCCGAAAGGAGAGACGTCTCAATCCTATACTGATATTTTGGGGCCAATTAAACAGATGGGTAAAGTTTTTACAAATAAAAGCTTAGTATTAAGCTATATAATTGCATTTGTTTTATTAATGGCTTTTGTTAATATGTATACTGTTTTAGGGAATTATTTGAGCTCTCCTACTTACAATTTAACTGCAGAACAAATTCTTTATTTTCGCTTAGCGGGGCTATTTGGTATGTTGCTGTCACCGCTTGCAGGTCGTTTAACAAAGAGGTTTGAAGTAAGAAAAGTTCTTCAGGGAGGATTGTTGATCGCTATTTTCAGTCTAAGTTCAATGGGCTTTGTTTCGTATCTATCTCTACTTGTAATGATGAGTGTCTGTTTTGTAATAGGTATTGCTATATCCGTTCCGTCTTTAGTTTCTCTTGTAGGTCAATTAGGAGGGAAAGCGAGGGGAATAGCAGTATCTATTTATACTTTTATTTTATTTTTAGGTACTAGTATAGGACCTATCATTTCTATTTATCTTATGAAAATAGGAGGGTATGCTCAAACATTTATTTTATTAGGAATGCTACTTTTTATTGGTTTTGTAGCTTCTCTATTTATAATTAATGAATGA
- a CDS encoding D-alanyl-D-alanine carboxypeptidase family protein gives MKKRWALLGIVAVILIVGVAGINYKMYKDKQAREVSVNNIFPKAKETIANMDGDIAVINNPNSMLVLVNKSRRLPDGYRPPDLVIPKVRYSSEGDQEKKKMRKEAARALEDMFQQADNERIFLFAVSGFRSFDRQKALNTMYKKQDGEAKTAMSSAVPGTSEHQTGLAMDITSQSAKFQLETVFGEMKEGQWLSENAHKFGFVIRYTKAKETITGYRYEPWHVRYVGNPQATYLYDNQLTLEEVTD, from the coding sequence ATGAAAAAAAGATGGGCACTACTTGGTATCGTAGCGGTGATACTTATTGTTGGAGTAGCAGGAATTAATTATAAAATGTATAAGGATAAGCAGGCGCGAGAAGTAAGTGTAAATAACATATTTCCGAAAGCGAAAGAAACGATTGCTAATATGGATGGGGATATTGCGGTAATTAATAATCCGAATTCAATGCTTGTACTTGTGAATAAAAGTAGGCGTTTACCAGATGGGTATAGACCGCCAGATTTAGTTATTCCGAAAGTGCGCTACTCTAGTGAAGGTGATCAAGAAAAGAAAAAGATGAGAAAAGAGGCAGCGAGGGCGCTTGAGGATATGTTTCAGCAGGCTGACAACGAGCGTATTTTCCTTTTTGCAGTTTCTGGATTTAGATCTTTTGATCGACAAAAAGCATTAAATACGATGTATAAAAAACAAGACGGGGAAGCAAAAACAGCAATGTCTAGTGCGGTTCCTGGCACAAGTGAGCATCAAACTGGACTAGCTATGGATATTACGTCTCAATCTGCTAAATTTCAGTTAGAGACGGTTTTTGGGGAGATGAAAGAAGGTCAGTGGCTTTCTGAAAATGCCCATAAATTTGGTTTTGTGATTCGATACACAAAAGCGAAAGAAACGATTACGGGCTATCGGTATGAACCGTGGCACGTAAGGTATGTGGGAAATCCACAAGCTACATATTTGTATGATAATCAACTGACGCTTGAAGAAGTAACAGATTGA
- the spoIIP gene encoding stage II sporulation protein P, translating into MIQKKNNKSEEEKWDTISLFCAYIPKSLYISMYKEGDAVKKYATRIHGKKLISLLLLYALIVIIIASILTSLLHTMKSNYANQWFGKVSMQGFVQMIESENRYYGFDYFKQNKRESVGNLMFSIATDLKIKDLRTFVGKEVPGMSKYYSNIIVAGEGTNLTNIPNESSVPIEEVTKEREVAKDKVTEAEKNNPVQKKNGAKKGESAVYIYHTHSWESFFPLLPGATDPSSPDVNVSLLGKRMKEQLEGQGIPVIHDKTNMGDLLASKKWVWYQSYKASHEYVKGALAQNNKIAFPIDIHRDDQRKKVTTKVINGKSYARLYFIIGMENEGRAENEKIARAINSYLDENYYGLSRGIFPKYKKDGNGVYNQDLSKNAMLIEVGGVDNTLDELYNTIDVLTEAFSKYYWNDAEKVNG; encoded by the coding sequence ATGATACAGAAAAAGAACAATAAAAGTGAGGAAGAGAAATGGGATACCATTTCTCTTTTTTGTGCGTATATTCCGAAAAGCTTGTACATATCCATGTATAAAGAAGGTGATGCAGTGAAAAAGTATGCAACTCGAATACATGGGAAGAAACTAATTTCGTTACTCCTTTTATATGCGCTAATAGTAATTATAATAGCGTCGATTTTGACGTCACTTTTACATACAATGAAATCGAATTATGCAAATCAATGGTTTGGAAAAGTATCGATGCAAGGTTTTGTTCAAATGATAGAAAGTGAGAATCGCTATTACGGATTTGATTATTTTAAGCAGAATAAAAGAGAGTCAGTTGGGAATTTAATGTTCTCTATTGCGACAGATTTGAAAATTAAAGATTTAAGAACATTCGTCGGTAAAGAAGTACCTGGTATGTCAAAGTATTATTCTAATATTATCGTAGCTGGGGAAGGGACAAACTTGACGAATATCCCAAATGAATCTAGTGTACCGATTGAAGAAGTAACGAAAGAACGGGAAGTAGCAAAAGATAAAGTTACAGAAGCGGAAAAGAATAATCCGGTTCAGAAAAAGAACGGAGCGAAAAAAGGTGAAAGTGCAGTATATATTTATCATACACATAGCTGGGAATCCTTCTTTCCATTATTACCAGGGGCAACTGATCCATCTAGCCCAGATGTAAATGTGTCCTTACTAGGAAAACGTATGAAGGAACAACTTGAGGGGCAAGGAATTCCAGTAATTCACGATAAAACGAATATGGGTGATTTATTAGCGAGTAAAAAGTGGGTATGGTATCAGTCATATAAAGCATCTCATGAATATGTAAAAGGAGCATTAGCACAAAATAATAAAATTGCGTTTCCGATTGATATACATCGTGATGATCAGCGTAAGAAGGTAACAACAAAAGTAATTAACGGGAAATCGTATGCAAGATTATATTTTATTATTGGGATGGAAAATGAAGGCCGTGCTGAAAATGAAAAAATTGCAAGAGCCATCAATAGTTATTTAGATGAAAACTATTACGGTTTAAGTAGAGGGATTTTTCCAAAGTATAAAAAAGATGGAAATGGCGTTTATAACCAAGATTTATCGAAAAATGCGATGTTAATTGAAGTTGGTGGTGTTGATAATACGTTAGATGAATTATATAACACAATTGATGTGTTAACAGAAGCGTTTAGTAAATATTATTGGAATGATGCGGAAAAAGTGAATGGATGA
- a CDS encoding NUDIX hydrolase yields the protein MTMLYKKKVYAYITREKEGVMQLLVFKHRDIHEAGIQVPGGTVDEGETLEAAILREVQEESGLRHLCIERFLADYIIHVKEKQEYEKRHFFHVTLLTDVKDTWEHIVSAGEKDQGLAFSYEWVNIAKCPELAGKQGEFLHLLDEIYVK from the coding sequence ATGACGATGTTATATAAGAAAAAAGTATATGCATATATTACAAGAGAAAAAGAGGGGGTTATGCAATTACTTGTTTTTAAACATCGTGATATACATGAAGCTGGTATTCAAGTGCCAGGGGGAACGGTTGATGAAGGTGAAACGCTAGAAGCTGCTATATTGCGTGAAGTACAGGAAGAATCCGGATTGCGCCATTTATGCATAGAGCGTTTCCTAGCAGATTACATTATACATGTGAAGGAAAAACAGGAATATGAAAAACGTCACTTTTTTCATGTAACTTTACTAACTGATGTAAAAGATACATGGGAGCATATAGTAAGTGCTGGTGAGAAAGATCAAGGTTTAGCGTTTAGCTACGAATGGGTTAATATTGCAAAATGCCCTGAATTAGCAGGGAAACAAGGAGAGTTTTTACACTTATTAGATGAGATATATGTAAAGTAA
- a CDS encoding Cof-type HAD-IIB family hydrolase: protein MYKVAFFDVDGTLLSEIDRSMHESTKEAVQRLIDKGIHVVVTTGRPYSLCSQFKELGINTFISANGAHIKCREEVIHKSVLSSGIVHDISNFAELHGHSVSYFTEEFAMNNIASKDERVIQALNETLNLERYPDKVRNLSDEKYCICLYADETEAQKFIERYPALTFDRFHGYVMNVLEDSKVSKLTAIQKVLEHLNISKSEAIAFGDGGNDIEMLQYVGLGVAMGNGGEELKRRADLVTTKASEGGISYALKKLHII, encoded by the coding sequence ATGTACAAAGTTGCATTTTTTGATGTTGACGGTACGCTTTTAAGCGAGATTGATAGAAGTATGCACGAAAGTACAAAAGAAGCGGTACAAAGATTAATAGATAAGGGGATTCACGTAGTTGTTACAACTGGAAGACCATATAGTTTATGCTCACAATTTAAGGAACTAGGCATAAATACGTTTATTTCAGCAAATGGTGCACATATAAAATGTAGGGAAGAAGTTATACATAAATCAGTACTTTCAAGCGGAATCGTTCATGATATTTCAAATTTTGCTGAATTACATGGTCACAGTGTTTCTTATTTTACAGAAGAATTTGCAATGAATAATATTGCCTCCAAAGATGAACGTGTCATACAAGCGTTAAATGAAACTTTAAATTTAGAGCGGTATCCTGACAAAGTTAGAAACTTGTCAGATGAGAAGTATTGCATATGTCTGTATGCTGATGAAACAGAAGCTCAAAAATTCATTGAAAGGTATCCAGCACTTACGTTTGACCGTTTTCATGGTTACGTTATGAATGTATTGGAAGATAGTAAAGTATCGAAGCTAACTGCAATTCAAAAAGTATTGGAACATTTAAATATTAGTAAATCAGAAGCCATTGCTTTTGGTGATGGTGGAAATGATATTGAGATGTTGCAGTATGTAGGATTAGGAGTTGCGATGGGAAATGGTGGAGAGGAGCTGAAGAGAAGGGCTGATCTCGTTACAACGAAGGCGAGTGAAGGCGGAATTTCTTATGCCTTAAAGAAGTTGCACATTATTTAA
- a CDS encoding amidase family protein, which yields MEIQFNPVLKKELTIHDIQTEMESGQLTSKELVMYYLHRIAKYDQDGPEINSILEINPDAIFIAEALDYERKTKGIRGPLHGIPVLLKDNIETNDSMHTSAGTIALEQNISSEDAFLVTKLREAGAVIIGKTNMTELANAMSFEMWAGYSARGGQTINPYGTGKDDMFVGGSSTGSAIAVAANFTVVSIGTETDASILSPAVQNSVVGIKPTVGLISRRGIIPFTYSQDTAGPFARTVTDATILLGSLTGVDEKDVATHKSEGRAYQDYTSYLAANGLNGAKIGVFNDAPKDYYENGEYDEKLFKETIQVLRNEGATVVENIDIPSFHREWSWGVPLYELKHSLDNYLSKLRSIIPVHSISELMEFNKNMAERALKYGQTKLEGRKDFPNTLRNPEYLNARLEDIYFSQEQGIDFALEKYNLDAILFPSYIGSTICAKAGYPSIAIPAGYMESGRPFGITITSTAFSEGILIKLAYAFEQATKHRKIPNLS from the coding sequence ATGGAGATTCAGTTTAATCCAGTATTAAAAAAAGAATTAACAATTCATGATATACAAACCGAAATGGAATCTGGGCAGTTAACTTCAAAGGAATTAGTGATGTATTATCTTCATAGAATCGCAAAGTATGACCAAGACGGACCGGAAATTAATTCTATTTTAGAAATCAATCCAGATGCTATTTTTATTGCAGAAGCGTTAGATTATGAAAGAAAGACAAAAGGTATAAGGGGTCCATTACATGGTATACCTGTTTTGCTTAAAGACAATATTGAAACGAATGACTCCATGCATACAAGTGCAGGTACGATTGCTCTAGAACAAAATATAAGTAGTGAAGATGCATTTCTCGTTACAAAATTACGAGAAGCCGGAGCAGTAATAATAGGAAAAACAAATATGACAGAATTAGCAAATGCAATGTCTTTTGAAATGTGGGCTGGATATAGTGCAAGAGGTGGTCAAACAATCAATCCATACGGAACAGGTAAGGATGACATGTTTGTTGGTGGCTCAAGCACAGGCTCTGCGATAGCAGTTGCTGCTAACTTTACAGTAGTATCTATTGGGACAGAAACAGACGCTTCTATTTTGAGTCCGGCTGTTCAAAACTCTGTAGTTGGCATTAAACCGACTGTCGGTTTAATTAGTCGTAGAGGAATTATTCCATTCACTTATTCGCAAGATACAGCTGGACCATTTGCTAGAACAGTAACAGATGCCACTATTTTACTAGGGAGCTTAACTGGAGTGGATGAGAAAGATGTAGCAACTCATAAAAGTGAAGGTAGGGCATATCAGGATTATACATCTTACCTGGCTGCTAATGGTTTAAATGGAGCGAAAATTGGTGTGTTTAACGATGCACCAAAAGATTATTACGAAAATGGTGAGTACGATGAAAAATTATTTAAAGAAACGATCCAAGTATTACGTAATGAAGGAGCGACAGTAGTAGAAAATATTGATATTCCTTCTTTTCATAGAGAATGGAGTTGGGGAGTTCCGCTTTATGAACTGAAGCATAGTTTAGATAACTATCTTTCTAAATTACGTTCTATTATTCCGGTACATTCTATTTCGGAGTTAATGGAGTTTAATAAAAACATGGCAGAAAGAGCTTTAAAATATGGACAAACTAAGTTAGAGGGAAGAAAAGATTTTCCTAATACGTTACGAAATCCAGAATATTTAAATGCGAGATTAGAAGATATATATTTTTCTCAAGAACAAGGCATTGATTTTGCATTGGAAAAATATAATCTTGATGCGATACTGTTTCCTTCCTATATAGGTTCTACTATATGTGCGAAAGCGGGTTATCCGTCTATAGCAATACCAGCTGGGTATATGGAAAGCGGGAGACCTTTTGGAATTACGATTACAAGTACTGCCTTTAGTGAAGGGATATTAATTAAGCTAGCTTACGCTTTTGAACAGGCGACAAAACATAGAAAAATCCCAAACTTGTCATGA
- a CDS encoding DinB family protein, with translation MFVQSALHQLKVAIDTSIYMLNQYSENDLKIQPIHSKRSLFEMCIHLSLICHADLLILNGIPEKELHTFYIEHTPVTVAHMQQTMIEGYNLLSKTFLSYSQIELAEVMTAYWGISYSRFEWLLEIVAHFYHHRGQIHLLLCEHMKDPRIPLFE, from the coding sequence ATGTTTGTTCAATCTGCATTACATCAACTAAAAGTTGCTATTGATACTTCTATTTATATGCTTAACCAATATAGTGAAAACGATTTAAAAATACAACCGATTCACTCAAAACGATCATTATTTGAAATGTGTATACATCTTTCTCTTATTTGTCATGCTGATTTGCTCATTTTAAATGGTATTCCAGAAAAAGAATTACATACCTTTTATATAGAACATACGCCCGTAACAGTTGCTCACATGCAACAAACGATGATTGAAGGATACAACCTTCTCTCTAAAACATTTCTTTCCTACTCCCAAATAGAATTAGCAGAAGTTATGACTGCCTATTGGGGTATTTCTTATTCGCGCTTTGAATGGTTACTTGAAATCGTTGCACACTTTTATCATCATCGTGGACAAATTCATCTTTTATTATGTGAGCATATGAAAGATCCTCGCATTCCTTTATTTGAGTGA
- a CDS encoding histidine phosphatase family protein, whose product MQILLIRHGESEADILHVHEGRADFELTDKGRQQVQRLVQKVKKDFSPDFIWASTLKRARETGETLAEAIGCPIQLEEELMEFNNGIQAGLSFEEAKKYPEPKFLHDRFENGESFIEFRMRIEGIFSKIVTENTYNRIAIVAHGGVINSLLRAFFNMPISMDYYFKMGDTGISLIEIEGEQKTVHFINDTNHLDGM is encoded by the coding sequence ATGCAAATACTACTAATACGCCACGGAGAATCAGAAGCTGATATTTTACATGTACATGAAGGCCGTGCTGATTTTGAGTTGACTGACAAAGGGAGACAACAAGTACAAAGACTTGTACAGAAAGTGAAAAAAGATTTTTCACCAGATTTCATTTGGGCAAGTACATTAAAACGCGCTCGTGAAACGGGTGAAACATTAGCAGAAGCAATTGGTTGTCCAATTCAATTAGAAGAGGAATTAATGGAGTTTAATAATGGAATACAAGCTGGCTTATCATTTGAAGAAGCAAAGAAATATCCAGAGCCAAAATTTCTTCATGACCGTTTTGAAAACGGAGAGTCATTTATTGAGTTTCGAATGAGAATAGAAGGGATTTTTTCTAAAATTGTGACAGAGAATACATATAATCGAATTGCGATTGTTGCCCATGGAGGCGTAATTAATAGTCTATTACGTGCATTTTTCAATATGCCAATTTCAATGGACTACTATTTCAAAATGGGAGATACGGGAATAAGTTTAATTGAAATTGAGGGTGAACAAAAAACGGTACATTTCATTAATGATACGAATCATTTGGACGGGATGTAA